DNA from Eucalyptus grandis isolate ANBG69807.140 chromosome 5, ASM1654582v1, whole genome shotgun sequence:
TGCTCTTCTTTTCAAACTTACCTTTGAAATTGGGATCGACTACAATTTTCTTTAAGATATGTTTGGTCATTACACTAAAAATAACCATCGTATTACTAACTATTGTCGCTGTGACAATAGCGTGGgcctaaataaaatttaaattgcacaAATAGTaagtaatataatttttaaaaatctgaaTGCATTTGTTTTCTAAattattactaaaaaaatcacgCCAATCTAGTGAAGGCAaactaggaaaaaaatttattctcgCATAAAACCTTTCACAACGGCTTTGTAACAAACCTAGAAACTCGTCTTATGGTTGTTCACATTTTTCATCACTGTCTCGAAACGTCCTTTCACTAACAAGAAAAAGCTCCCTCCACTTTAGGAAAAACTGTCTCGTCCTTTCACTAACAAGAAAAAGCTCCCTCcactttaggaaaatttcataggCTTGACATAAAGTCGTTGCCGTTCTTTCGGtgctaaagagaaaagaagatgcGTGTCTCAtggtgaagaaaaagaattgctCAGTGTGCAATGGGACCCACCGTGCATACATTTTTCTAACCTTAGTGTTCTTTGTCACCAACGCACTCTTTTtgtaagaaaaatacaaagactcAAAATGTTTGAACATGACTTGAATTTGTTGACAAGAAACTCGAGATTGATAATTTCTAATGAGAATTTATGATCTTCCACGGATTAACTTCAATTTTTGCGGTACCCAGCTGAACAAATTCCTCTTCCACCTATGAAATGAGATCATGGGAATCACAATTGATTCTTAGCCCAGAAGGTCATCTATTACGATCGAGAGATTAGGAACACGGCTAAACATCCGATCTGCTTGCACCACTATGATCATCcccctaatttaaaaaaaaaaaattgttaatgaaTCTGGTTTACCAAGGATGATTGGCTCATGCACAATACAGAAGGTGGGACTCATGCCAGATCCATCCTCTCAACGCATGAGATTTAGCATACTGAGAGTAGACAGTTTTATTATTACCGTCGaattcttgaaatgatttatcTTAGGCATTAGGAAGTAGTGATACGATTATCTatctagaaaaattatgaagtGAACATAGTgcataaactaaattgaatttggaCGTTAAAATTAGTAGACTCCATATGAATCTCTTCAACTTTTACTATTCAGATTTAGTTTAATATATATTGTTCATTTACTAATTTCTTACCTATTAGACCCAAATAACTGTCTCAATGTTGAACTTTTGTTTGTGGCATATATCTCTAAATTGTAAATCAACTGGCACTCTTAATGAGAGCATCAAATTAACCAAATTCCTAAGCCATATTGAAGCGATAGAATTATTGCAGTGGGGAAATGCATGCGCAAGTAGAGATTGTTAGGTGCCACGCCTAAAACATCTTGTCCAACCATTTTTAAAGTGGAATTCACAACTACTCTCACTTTACTAAAGTTCATTTGGTAAATGTCATTCACAAGTGCTCTCCACGTGCCCCCAATTACTATTCTTTGTTCTTGTGACATAGAATGGCAATATAATGGGAGAAAAATATCATGGCTCAGCAAGTGACaatcatcattattttttatgacatcAAGTAAAGAATAATGCAGTCTTATAAATATGTATCgaaaatatgcattttgcaatATCATACCAGTGGATATTATCAAATAACGTGAACATTCCATGTATTGTTTATAAATCAATGCATCATAGCAAATGTCAACGCTAACCACTCATATCAAGGAACCTCATGGTCATGTTTCGCCTATGCTTCGTTTTCCatataagagaaagaaaagtgaagactAAACAGATGAAAGCCATTTCCGATTGTTAATCTCAATCATCCAATGGCTTCTTCATCAAAACCCAAAAGTAATTATGAGgttttcttgagtttcagaggcaCAGACCTACGTAACACCTTCCTTGGTCATCTCTACAAAGCTTTACATCATAATGGAATATACACTTTCGTTGATAGCGAGGAACTAAGGAAGGGAGACCAAACACTGCCAGCGCTCATGAAGGCCATCAAAGAGTCATTCGTTGCAATCATTCTTTTCTCTAAGGACTATGCTTCCTCACGATGGTGCCTGGAAGAGTTGATGAAGATtatggagtgcaaggagcaaAAGGACCTCATTGTTCTACCGGTGTTTTATAAAGTGGACCCAAGAGAAGTAAGACGGGGCAGCAAGAGTTATGGGAAAGCTCTAGCAAAGCATGAGTCCAAGTTCGGGAAGGATTCGGAAAAAGTGGAACAATGGAAGAAAGCTCTTTTTGATGCCGGTAGCTTGTCCGGGTGGCATTTTAATGACGGGTAAGTAGAGTAGAGTCCATCTTTTGTGCAAGAAGCTAATCTTTACAAGTAAGTATAAAgactgtttaaaaaaaaaaaaaaaaaaaaaaaaaatctacacaCACGATTGTTAGTACACATGTAGATGCTTCCTTTTGTGATTCCCGAAAATTCTCAAGTTCTTGCTCAATTACCAAGTGATATCATTTCTATGGAATCAGTCACATCGAATCGTTTCATTTCTTTGGCTTGGACGATTCTAGTTCCgttccaaaaaaatgaatatctcTTTTGTATAGATAGATTTTTTTATAGAGTTGATATACGTCAAATATctaatagttaaaaaaataaccgatcatataaattttgaataaactACTGATAATTTAACAACAGTTTCGTAAAATTACTAGCTTTTTGATAGTTCATAAATTACTAGCTTCTTTTACTGAaaattatttgtctttttttaccGACcttttaaatttaccaactcttacaatagttttggaaaaagtaccaaaacagtcataaatttattgcatttgtataaattcagttataaaccttttaattggatcaatttagtcataatcattttcacattgataccaattccaTCCATCAGCCCAATTAAAGTCGAATATTGTTAACGTGGAGAGTGGAGGAGGAGGGGTTGTCTCGTCTTTCGCAGTGGCAGGTGCAGTGGGATCCGTCACTAGGATCCATGGCTCATATGGGAGCGAAGAAGGGAAGTGAGGAGGGAGCGAACtgggtcgagagagagagagagagtgggattTGGAATTCAATTATTTGGGCTATCTTTAATTGTTTGCTGCGAGTGTTAAAAAGttgcttgagagagagagagagagagagagagagagagagagaagtaaagGGTGATTGATCATGGAGGGGTGAGAACGAGTAAAGTGatggagtctctctctctctctctctggccatGGGAATGCCAGTACAAAacacaaagccaaaaaaaaaaaaactgaaaatcaaAAAGCTGAGTTGATCCAAACTAGGGTTTTGATTCAATTTGTATTTAGTTTGGGTCACATTTGGTTCGTTGAGCCATTTATCCTAATGGTTTAGTCTGGTTCGATTTTTCTCGATTTGATTTTCTagaaaaccaaaccaaaccgaaccattGACACTCCTAATCAACAAGATGTTTTTTCCAATTATCAGAAATTGATACTAGGACGTCATTGTTTGAAACGTTCACTGACTCATTTGAATAAAatcaaatgtcaaaacttgatCAACCAATGGACAAAATGTTAAGTAgttttaatgcacttatcctATTTCTTTGCAAGAAATAAGAAAGTTCCGAACACCTGAGGCAGAATTTTTAGTGTGCACAGGCCATGGTGGGCAGTGACATCGTGCTTCAAGGAATTTAAGAGTTTTTAAATCAAAATCTCAACCACTTATAAATAGCTCTTTTTGAGTAAGCGTACATATAAATCAATATATCCATAAATGATATATGATGatgaaatgaatgaatgaatgatgatgatatgatcgtgatgatgataagatgatgaatgaatgatgatgatgatggtgatgatgataagtgcatCGTCATGTATAAATCTTGAATTCTTTGGATGACTAAATTTTGAAGCCTTAACTTGTTTCCATTGGTGTGGAGCTCTTGGAGTTCTAATTCAACTTGGTGGGAATACATGTTGGTTTTGGTTGTGATCATCATAAAATGTGATGCACTGCTTTATCATTGTTGGCTTGTAATTGCTCGTTATTTGCTTATTCAAATTGCTAAAAATGATCCCAcaacttctttttctgtctttgtCAGAGATGAGTCAGAGCTTATTGAAAGAATTGTGAAGGAGATCTCCACTCTTCTAGACCGAACACCTTTGCATGTTGCTAAGCATCCGATTGGGATTAATTCTCGAGTGGTTAAGCTAAAATCCATGTTAAACGTTGAGTCTGATGATGGTGTTTTTATGATGGGATTATGGGGAAAGGGAGGCATAGGAAAGACAAGTTTAGCTAAAgccatttataatgatattttCAGACAATTTGAAGGTTCAGCTTTTTTGGCAAATGTTAGAGAAACTTCCAAAGGTTGCAGGGATTTAGTtgctttgcaagaaaaattactaTTGGAGATATTAATATTGAAACAAAGATTAGTAGTGTCCAATGTCGATGCAGGTACTAATCTAGTACGGGATAGACTTTGTTGCAAAAAAGTTCTCCTtatccttgatgatgtggacGACTTGCGTCAATTAAATGCTTTAGCAGGAGAAGGCAAGTGGTTTGGTAATGGAAGTAGGATCATCATTACTACAAGAGATAAACATTTGCTAACTTGTCATGGGATAGATCAAGATCATGTGTACGAAGTTAAAGCATTGGAGGACAATGAAGCTCGTGAGCTGCTTAGTAAGCATGTTTTTCAGACAcatcaaaaactaaaaatcaggACAGATCTAGTGGATAGTGTTTTGAATTATGCCGAAGGCCTTCCTTTAGCAATTGAGGTACTAGGTTCCTTCTTATGTGGTAGAAGAGAACATGAATGGAAAAGTACActaaagaagttttctaagaTTCCTCACAAAACTATTAATAATGTGCTCAAAATAAGTTATGATGGACTAGAGGATAATGAGAAAGAGATTTTTCTCCacattgcttgcttctttaaGGGGTAGGATAGTGAGTACATAAAGAGAGTTATTGATAGTTGTGATTTCGAGATAACTATAGGATTAGAAATTCTCCTTGAGAGGTCCTTGATAAGTATGGAGCACGAAATCGTAgaaatgcatgacttgattcagTTGATGGGTATGGATATTGTCAACCAAGAATGTCGCGATGATCCTTGGAGACGCAGCAGGCTTTGGCTATATGATGATGTTCTCGATGTTCTGTCTCGCGACATGGTAATACTTGCAAATATAGTTAAAATTGTGCTCCTTGTCTTTGACTCTAATTACTAAATATGCATTACTTAAATATTCTCGTATATACAGGGAGATTGTGTAGTAAAAGCCATAGTGTTGGAGCCACCAGAGCAGAAAGAGATATATGTCAAGCCTAATGCTTTTACAAAAGCGAGCAGGTTGAGATTGCTCATCATGCACAATCTGCATAATTCTTTCCAAGGTCCTATATATCTTCCTAATGAGCTAAGATGGTTTGAATGGGCTGGCTGTGCTTCCTGGTTTCCTCAATTTTCCTTTGGTCCAAAGAAATTAGTGGGAATTTATATGAGTAAATGCAGTATTACGGGagtgccaaaaaaatttaaggtgaGCAATTACCTACATAGACCTTTGTATTATATACTTCATTAGTACATGTACATGTTTATTATATGTTCTAGTACACAAAAGAAAGTGGTGTTCTTGCATTATAGAAAgcacttctctcttttctttcaaaatgaccCCAACTACTTGCTTTAGAAATATTCTTTCATGCAACAAATTTggcatttgaaaaattaagcaTAAATAGAATAAATACACAACACcggagaattttataaatgtttgtgggaaagaaagatatttcaatatttgacttttttttttttttttatgaaggtcaatttgggtttttttttttaagtcataaGAGAATGATACGTGGAACACGGGGATCGGGCGTGATTTCCCGTAAAGGGAAAATGGGGTtaagatttttttcatttagacACGactcccattttttttaaaggtccTTGCATcataagaaaattgaaattttagcatttaaatACATTGTAAAATAATGCAGAAGCTATCACCTTGAAACCAAATAAATGtgaaatcatcaatgaaataaGCAAGGAACAATAAAGATCATAAGAGATTTTACTTGGTTTAGTCTAGTATCAATACCCACTCCACTGGGATATCTAATAGCAAATAATCtaataatcaatcaaagaattaCATAATTACAATCACTAATACACACAACCCACTCCTGTGCATGGCTAAAGAAGAGTTTTCcgcttgttctttttttcttttcttttttggtgattgCAGATGAAAGGAGACAAAATAAACGGAAGTTACACCTTGATAGCATTGAAAGGAGTTCAACCATTGGCCTTGGTCAAACCTTGGATAAATATGAAGAAATCATTAGgtctaacaaaaaaatttacagaGGGCTGACTAGATTAATTGAAAACTTAAAACAATTTATCTTGCGGAAGATAACATGATGTACTTTGATAGTAGCAAAAATAGATTGGAAGTATCAACCAAGCTAGTGTTGCTGTTAACCAATTATAGGCAATAATGTATACATAGAAAATAGCACACAACAATAAATAGTGATTTGACTTTATCCCAAATCCTACATTCACTTTTCCGGGGAACAACCTCAACATTGGCTGCAATTCACTAGTAATCTTTAAGAGTACAACCAACATGAATTGCTTTATTATCAAATGTATCACATTATTAGAACGAAAATAATGCCCTCATTCTTGTACACGTCCTATTGTCATTGAATACAAAGTAGCCAGCATAGTATTTTATAGATGGATAGTAGCAGAGTCTTTCTCAATTTTACATCCAACCCTTTTTAACTACTTTGATCCTATTTATTATACATCTTCAATCCATCCCTTGGAGATGCTTTTGAAGACATAAGAGCTGTTGGGACTTGGTTGCAGTTGTCATTGAGGTATGGATTTCCCATACAATCCTTTCCTCTAAATGATACCAAGGTTTCCAAAAATGGAGTCTGTAGGTGTTCTTACATTAATTGGACCTCTAACTATTTgatcaaaacaatcaatggtgCTCTGACTCATTTCCTATTCTCTGGCTGGGAGTTCTCAAACTAGTAACAGCTATATTCTACTCATATaactattataaaaaaatgcacTTGTTGAGCAACGCCTTTTAAGACTTGACAACACAATACATTGCTTTATATCACCTTATCAAACCATGAGCACTTATCACTAGTTTGCGATGTTGCCCATGGTCAAACTGTGTGAAATGACTTGCAATCAATTATCCAATGATCCTCCTCAGTATTTCATCTTCCAAAGACTTTACATTGATGACACATCAACCATCGTATCTCAAAGTCCTCATGAACACATCATCATATTTGACTTGTTTTCCTATCATGATCCTCATCCTTGCAATCAATCTTCACTAAACTCACAAAGAACAACACTATTatcacagtttttttttttttttgaaatcatcGCTGCATCATTAAGACAATTATATGCACTTATCATAAGGATAGTAGACCAAGGATAGTTTTGGAATCTTCAAAATACCATAAGGATGTTTTCGCAACATAAATCACTGTCAATTGATTGAATCTTGGATTCatatatccaaaaaaattataacccAAGATTATCatctgaagaaggaaacaccaAATCAAAGGCCAACAAGGACTTTCTTGATACACCTCATCCAATCTGAGTTGATCTACATCCTCTTATGGGGTCGGCTTCAGTATATAGGTTCAAAcatgagacataatttaataactCTCCACCTTGGCTTGATGTTTGTGGCCATTATCCACCATAGTAGCTTTCCCAATGCTCTAATGAGCACTTATACACTACAAAGGCTATTTGAGATCAAGCTTCGCCATCATGTCAAAAGGGTTCTTCGTTGTTGCGATCTTCGTCATAACAACCTTGCCCTTTGCCACAACATCTCAAATTAAATAGTACTTGATTTCAATATGCTTCCTCGTGATAAATTGGATTATAGGCCAAATATTTTGTACTTTGGTTGTCATAGTGTATTGCAATGTTTTGCTACTCCAACCCTAAGTTCGAGAGCATACCCCTTAGTCATGTAGTCTCATTCACTATAAAATTCAGTGTCATGTACTTTGCCTCAATcaaagacaaggcaatgtgGTCCTGCAAGAATGCCTTCCAACTTACTGTACAACTTGTTAGTCTAAGCAAGACCTACACTCATTTAAGTCACTAGCATGATTTGAATTTACATAACTTGTGGTCTCTTTACCATTGCCATCCTTCACTATACCATTATTTATTGTCCCCTTTAAGTAGATGAGGATTTATTTCATAGCTTCTTATTGTTTCTTACTAGGATGCTTTATGTAACGACTAACAATGCTCACAACTTATGAAATGTCAAGCCTCGTGCATACataataaaaaacaagaaacataTGTTCCTCCTCCTTAGTTTGAAATGAGTTTAAAGTACTTGGCTAAAGGTATACTCATAGATTTCATTGACTGCATGCCataattttctcaatatatttcttttgatataGACTCAAAACTACTACAGCCTTATCATGTAATATCTTCATACCTAGTATCTTCTTTGCATTAACTAAAATTTTTCATCTCAAACTCAGTACTCAACTGGCACTTCACCACATTATTAGTTGCGATCAACATGTTATCAGTATATgataacaaatcaatcaaatacaAATCTTCCAATTTCTTAGAGTTAGCACAACTATCCAATTGAATATTTGAATAGTCCAACTAGTCACAGaagcatcaaaatgtttataaagtTACCTAGGAGACTGTCTCAACTCATGCAAAAATTTCTCTAataagcaaacatgatcttcctcattgaaatagcatatccttCCAATTGCCTTATGTAAATCCATTCCTTCCATGCACCATGAAGAAACATTGCTATCATGTTTAGCTGCACTAGCTCAAGATCTTGTGTAGCAACTAAGACAAGTAATACTTAAAAAGAAGTATGTCTTACTAGATGAGAATGCCTTACTATGATAATTGTCATTCCATTGATTATATTACTTCAcaacaagtctcgccttatacctcgcTACCTAAAAATGGGAATGCCctccttttgtttttaaacccatttgcatcttACTATCTTCTAGCTTTTAGGTACTTTAACCAAATCCTATGTCGCGACGCATACTCTAATCAAAAGACTAAAGGCCCCTACTGAAGATTCAAAAGGCAAGCACTAAAATGAGAAAGGCTTGTAGACTCGTGAGGCCAAATGACACATTCTCAAACGTTAGCACACACTAGAAAGTGTTTCGAAAGGTGTCAGCAAGTGCGCGGAGTTGGAGCTCGGCATGTTTGCCTGCTAGGCTAAGTGTTCGCCCACTTCAGAGTCTTCTCTTTTAGATAACAATCAGTGTCCACCCCAGCTATGGATTTGTCGGTTGGTTGATTCTTGAAATCacctcttgagaaaaaaaaaaggggggggggcaTTAGGGTCCCGACCCATAAATGAACTTTTTCCTACTTTGCtaagagaagagagggaaagacGGATGGCCTAAAGCAATCCTTCCAACCAGCCAACCCGTGGAGTTGAACACAACACTGACTTTGGCTAGGTTCATTATTCATACCCGCTAGCCACCATGACAACTCAGCACTAGCCATcacctcaaaataaaaatgaatatgcaTCTATCTCCATCTCATCACCAATAGTCAATGCATGAGCAATACTTGTACGACCACATATACCAGTAGTTTAATTCATCTTCTCTATTTGCTCATGGCTATACTTTGTTGCAAATTTACTAGTTTTCCAGTATCATCGACTTTAGGAATTGTAATCTCAAGCTCTATTACCTATGATTTGTTTGGAGTCTTCACCTAAAGATCCATCTCACAATTGACACCATGATTAATTTTTCTACCAGTTGTGTCTTAGGACTTCACTGTTGAAGTATACCAATCATGTTTGATGTCACGTCTCTACCAACTAGAAAATTGGGTGAGTCAGCACCATTGCACCACAACTAGTAACCTTTCAGCCTATGTGCATAACCCATAATTATGCACTTCTTCGACCTCAATTCAAGCTTACCATCATTTGCTTGAGTTGCATGACATCTGTAAACCTATAGTCCAGAGTCATCAACAAGATTCCCGCGACCATACTTCTTCA
Protein-coding regions in this window:
- the LOC120293870 gene encoding TMV resistance protein N-like, with translation MASSSKPKSNYEVFLSFRGTDLRNTFLGHLYKALHHNGIYTFVDSEELRKGDQTLPALMKAIKESFVAIILFSKDYASSRWCLEELMKIMECKEQKDLIVLPVFYKVDPREVRRGSKSYGKALAKHESKFGKDSEKVEQWKKALFDAGSLSGWHFNDG
- the LOC120293501 gene encoding TMV resistance protein N-like yields the protein MLVLVVIIIKCDALLYHCWLVIARYLLIQIAKNDPTTSFSVFVRDESELIERIVKEISTLLDRTPLHVAKHPIGINSRVVKLKSMLNVESDDGVFMMGLWGKGGIGKTSLAKAIYNDIFRQFEGSAFLANVRETSKGCRDLVALQEKLLLEILILKQRLVVSNVDAGTNLVRDRLCCKKVLLILDDVDDLRQLNALAGEGKWFGNGSRIIITTRDKHLLTCHGIDQDHVYEVKALEDNEARELLSKHVFQTHQKLKIRTDLVDSVLNYAEGLPLAIEVLGSFLCGRREHEWKSTLKKFSKIPHKTINNVLKISYDGLEDNEKEIFLHIACFFKG